The genomic DNA GGGGACACAGCGACAGATGATGCGGTTCGGGACCGGCTTTGCGGTCTCGAAGGCATTTATTACCCATCTGCACGGCGACCACATCCTCGGCCTCCCCGGCCTCCTGCAGACGATGGATTTCAACGACCGCGAGGAGCCGCTGTCGGTGTACGTTCCGAGCGGCAAACAGGCAGAGCTCCGGGACCTCATCGACACGGCCGCCGGAGCGCCGTCGTTTCCGGTGCATGTCAACGGCGTCTCCGACGGACAGGTCGTCGTCGATGCTGACGACTACGAAATCAGAGCCTTCGAGACCGACCACGACGCCCGGTCGCTCGGGTACGCGCTCATTGAAGCCAGCCGAAAGGGGCGCTTCGACCGCGAACGGGCCGAAGAACTGGGCGTTCCGGTCGGCCCGAAATTCCAGCAGCTCCACGCCGGCGAGGCCGTCGAACTCGAAGACGGAACCGTCGTCGAACCGGAGCAGGTCGTCGGCGACCCACGCCCCGGCCGCCGTGTCGTCTACACCGGCGATACGAGACCCACAGACCGGACCGTGACG from Natronomonas pharaonis DSM 2160 includes the following:
- the rnz gene encoding ribonuclease Z, with amino-acid sequence MSLRVTFLGTSGAVPTTRRNTSAVFLRREGDRMLFDCGEGTQRQMMRFGTGFAVSKAFITHLHGDHILGLPGLLQTMDFNDREEPLSVYVPSGKQAELRDLIDTAAGAPSFPVHVNGVSDGQVVVDADDYEIRAFETDHDARSLGYALIEASRKGRFDRERAEELGVPVGPKFQQLHAGEAVELEDGTVVEPEQVVGDPRPGRRVVYTGDTRPTDRTVTVAENADLLIHDATFATDNADRAARTAHSTAAEAADIASRADARRLALVHISSRYAGDPSPIEREADDAFGGEAFVPEDGDTVDIPFPDE